In Etheostoma spectabile isolate EspeVRDwgs_2016 unplaced genomic scaffold, UIUC_Espe_1.0 scaffold00008122, whole genome shotgun sequence, the sequence AAGGAAAGAAAATCCCTCTTTCATTTCTTTGCACGTAGGTTTATATTCACCTCCACGGGTGAACAAGACCAGCGTGTAATGTTGGAACTCATCACCAAAGATCTGCTGAATGATTTCCACTGCATGTTCGTCTTGGCTTGTAATTGCATCCGCCCGCAGCACCAACAGGAACACATGAGGACCGccatcagcagcagcacatAATATGCTCTCCGCGATGTCTTTCTCcacatcctcttttttttccctggtGTTCAGCAGACCTGGAGTATCGATGATAACCAGTTCCTGGTCACCATGCGTTACTTTCGCCACCTCAATCTTTGTTGTCACTGAGGCAGCACCAGCCCTGGTTCTTATCTCCTCTTTTCCCTTCAAGGTGTTCATGACTGAAGACTTCCCAACTCCAGTTTTCCCAACAAGTACAATCTTCAGGTTTTTCTCAACTGGACCTGTTGGAGAATTTAAACAGtcattaatatttaaagattaatttttattgttttaaaccaCAAAAGGTTCTGTCCCAATCTAACAGACCTGAGGGGGTATTTTAGAACTTGCAACACTTTTTTGGTTCATTTTGCAGTTTATGTAACAAAGCTATTTGTCTGCAAATCTGAGTCATTTTATggataaatattaaaaacatgtatctggACCACAGCTAGTAGACCACAGCTACTCTGCTGGCTGTTTTTTCAACTCAGTGTAAAACTGTTCCAAATCTGAGATTATCAACTGTTTCCTAAAGCTGagtcttaaaggtgccctgccacacgtatttaaTTACCCTTCATCATACCTAGAGatcggcatggggaactttccataagatcatctctcaatgcaaatctaACCAGctgttaggctaactgaaataacaccatgcagATCTCTgagtatggtgaagggtatgtaatgatgtgtgtgtgtgtggggggggggggctaattTACATCCAAAGGCCAAAGGAACTGTATCAGGATACATAGTATCCTGatacatgaaataactggcctttaataaaaaCCTGCCTCTATGGGGATTGAACATAGTCCACATGTATtgtatgtccctgtattttaacatagggggtgtatacttatgccccctgtatttcaacataggggggtgtatacttatgcccctgtattttaacatagaggggtgtatacttatgcccctgtattttaacataggggggtgtatacttatgtccctgtattttaacataggggggtgtatacttatgcccctgtattttaacataggggggtgtatacttatgcccctgtattttaacataggggggtgtatacttatgtccctgtattttaacatagggggtgtatacttatgcccctgtattttaacataggggggtgtatacttatgcccctgtattttaacataggggggtgtatacttatgcccctgtattttaacataggggggtgtatacttatgtcccctgtattttaacataggggggtgtatactaatgtccctgtattttaacatagggggtgtataattatgcccctgtattttaacataaggGGGGACCCCCAGTTACTAGGGAAACGTCCGTGGACGTGGAACacgctctttattctttattattattattattattattttaaatggatgtctgccaacaggcctgaAACATCCCATAATATGAGGACTGGGACAGAGACGGGGATCCAGGTTAGTCTGATCCAGACTGAGCAGCAACAGATGGACTCACAGATCCAGATTCTCTtctttaatcttccccttaacatttaaattaatctacatgtatgtgtgtgtgtgtgctcaaatatggctcctggaaataaaataaaagataaaatatgaattagtaAACAGATGTTAATTAAGAAGGCCAGGAGTTGTTGTTGATGTCGACTATCTCAGACACCTCTTTCAGATCTCTCGTCTCATAGTCATGCGTCAACGTACAGAGCCGACTGGTTCTGGTCTCCAACGTCGCCCCTGGTGTGTCTGGTAACACACGGGCGGAGACAAcgtctctctgttgatgctttattgcAATCAAGTAACACAAACATGGGTGTGGCTCTgttatggctgtgtgtgtgtcagtgtgtgcgtgtgtgtgtgcgtgtgtgtgtgtgtgtgtgtgtgtgtgtgtgtgtgtggttctgcaaagaaataagtAACATTAAGGCTACCATAAAAAATGCATACGAATACATATATCTATTGACTTGGAAGCGTAAAAGCGTCAATGAGTCTGTGTAAGGATTAGTTAGAACGGTATAAACATTAACAAAATGGCGCCTAAACATGAAGCCTTTTCAACCTACTACACTAGcaagtaataacaataaactcacgattatatatatatatatatatatatatatatatatatatatatatatatatatatatatatatatatatatatacagtggtgctcaaaagtttacatacacatgcttaagttgactaaaaagaggaataaaaaaatcatgttttggaaatttattttaatacctaaattaaaaaatgaggtaaaatccaacctttaaggacaccaattttctttgtgaatgaataacgtattgtaaataaataaatgttcttatttaaaatacaggggtcataagtatacatacccctatgttaaattcccatagaggcaggcagatttttattattaaaggccagttatttcctggattcaagatattatgcatcctgataaagttcccttggcctttagaattaaaatagccccacatcatcacatactcttcaccatgcttagagataggcatggttttatttcagttagactaatacctggtttgatttgcattgagagatgattttatagaaagtatcccatgcctatctctaagcatggtgaagagtatgtgatgatgtggggctattttaattctaaaggccaagggaactttatcaggatgcataatatcctgaatccaggaaataactggcctttaataataaaaatctgcctgcctctatgggaatttaacataggggtatgtatacttatgacccctgtattttaaataagaacatttatttatttacaatacgttattcattcacaaagaaaattggtgtccttaaaggttggattttacctcattttttaatttaggtattaaaataaatttccaaaacatgatttttttattcctctttttagtcaacttaagcatgtgtatgtaaacttttgagcaccactgtatgtatacaCTACTggtccaaagtttggggtcacttacaaatttccatccCACTCCATTaaagacagaataccagctgaactgagtgggggggctgatctttaatgcaatatctacattgcccattatcaccaaccattcatccaatgttccaaatgttcattatgtttactaatatgatattattttaaaaaactaactaagaaaacattaaacaacccttttgcaattatgcaagcacataatgtaatctggaaacagctgccctggttaaaaaaacaatgcaactgatctcagctggtattctgtctataatggagtgcaatggaattTTGTGAGtgtaaggacatttcaatgtgaccccaaacttttgaccggtagtgtaccgttcaaaagtttggggtcacattgaaatgtccttatttttgaaggacagcacaaacaggctctaaccagagtagaagaagaagataagtacattagagtctctagtttgagaaacagacgcctcacaggtccccaactggcatcttcattaaatagtacccgcaaaacaccagtgtcaacatctacagtgaagaggcggctgcgggattctgggcttcagggccgagtggcaaagaaaaagccatatctgagactggccaattaaagaaaaagattaagacgggcaaaagaacacagacattggacagaggaagactggaaaaaagtcttgtggacggatgaatccaagtttgaggtgtttggatcacaaagaagaacgtttgtgagacgcagaacaaatgagaagatgctggaagaatggctgacgccatctgttaagcatggtggaggtaatatgatggtctggggttgctttggtgctggtaaggtgggagatttgtacagggtaaaagggattctgaataaggaaggctatcactccatttggcaacgccatgccatacccagtggacagcgcttgattggagccaatttcatcctacaacaggacaatgaccctgaacacacctccacaTGGtgaagaactatttagagcagaagcaggcagctggtattctatcggtaatggagggGCCAGGCAGTCCCCAgacctgaaccccattgagctgttgtgggagcagcttgaccgtatggtaccaggaagtgcccatccaaccaatccaacttgtgggagctgcttctggaagcgtgggggggcatttctccagattacctcaacaaattaacagctagaatgccaaaggtctgcaacgctgtaattgctgcaaatggaggattctttgacgaaagcaaagtttgatgtaaaaaaaatcttatttcaaatacaaatcattatttctaaccttgtcaatgtcctgactctattttctattcatttcacaacgtatggtggtgaataagtgtcttttcaggaaaacacaaaattgtttgggtgaccccaaacttttgaacggtagtgtatatgtatatatatattatataaaaaaaatatatatatatatatatatatatatatatatacacatatatgtacagtggtctgcaaaagtttgggcaaccttGTTAATTTCCATGATTTTCCTTCATAAATCGTTGGTTCTTAGgattaaaaaaatcagttaaatatATCCTATAGGAGACAAACACAGTGATATTTGAGAAGTGAAACGAAGTTTATACCATTTACAGGAAGTGTGCAATAattgtttaaacaaaattaGGCATGTGCATAAATTTGGGCACcacaatcaaaaaaaataactcaataTTTAGTAGATCCCCCTTTTGCAGAAATAACAGCTTCTAAACGCTTCCTATAGCTTCCTATGAGAGTCTGGATTCTGGTTGGAGGGATTTTGGACCATTCCTCTCTACAAAACACCTCTAATTCATTCAGGTTTGATGGTTTCCGAGCATGGACAGCTGTCTTTATGTCACACCACAGATTTTCAATAATATTCAGGTCTGGGGACTGAGATGGCCATTCCAGAACGTTGTACTTGTTCCTCTGCATGAATGCCTTAGTAGATTTGGAGcagtgtttagggtcattgtcctgttgaaacaTCCAGCCCCGGCACAGCTTCAGCCTTGTCACTGATTCCTGGACATTGGTCTCCAGAATCTGCTGATATTTGGTGGAGTCCATGCGTCCCTCAACTTTAACAAGAGTCCCAGTCCCTGCACTGGCCACACAGGCCCACAGCAGGATGGAACCACCACCACATGTTACTGTAGGCAGCAGGTGTTTTTCTAGGaatgctgtgttgtttttcctccatGCACGACGCCCCTTGTTATGTCCAAATAACTCAATTTAAGTTTCATCAGTCCACAGCACCTTATTCCAGAAGGAAGCCGGCTTGTCCAGATGTGCTTTAGCATACCTCAAGCGGCTTTGTTTGTGACGTGGGCGGAGAAAAGGCTTCCTCCGCATCACTCCTCCGTACAGCATCTCCTTGTGTAAAGTGAATAGTTGTACGACGCACAATGACTCCATCTGCAGCAAGAtcatgttgtgtgtctgtggtgccGGCCTGTGGGTTGACTTTGACTGTTCTAACCATTCTTCGCTTCTGTTTATCCGTGATTTTCCTTGGTCTGCCACTTTGAGCCTTAACTTGAACTGTGCCTGTGGTCTTCCATGTCCTGACTATGTTCCTAACTGTCGAAACAGACAACTGATATCTCTCAGACAGCTTTCGGTATCCTTCCCCTAATACATGATGGTGAACAATCTTTGTTTTCAGTTCATGTGACAGTTCTTTTGAGACTCCCATGTCGCTACTCTTCAGAGAAGATTCACAGAGGAGGGAAACTTACAATTGCCCCCCCTTAAATACTCTCTCATAATTGGGTTCACCTGTGTATGTAGGTCAAGGGTCACTGAGCTTCCCAAACCAATTTTGAGTTCCAATAATTGGTTCTAAAGATTTTGAAATCAGTAAAATGACAACAGTGGCCAAATTTATGCACATGCCtaattttgtttaaacaatTATTGCACACTTCCTGTAAATGGTATAAACTTAATTTCACTTATCTATATCACTGTGTTTGTCTCCTATATGATatatttaactgattttttttatcctaagaATCAACGATTTATGACGGAAAATCATGGAAATTAACaaggttgcccaaacttttgcagaccactgtatatatatattatataaatgcaGATTAAGTACTTCAACATGTAAATCACTTTTATATTGGatcaacagccaggtgctaCATAGCTAACAGATGAAGAACACGAACAATaacatcactagctaacttactgaGTTACaatagaccaatacaagaactacagaccaatacaagaactacagaccaataccagaactacagaccaatacaagaactacagaccaatacaagaactatagaccaatacaagaactacagaccaatacaagaagtacaaaccaatacaagaactacagaccaatacaagaactacagaccaatacaagaactatagaccaatacaagaactatagaccaatacaagaactacagaccaatacaagaactacagaccaatacaagaactacagaccaatacaagaactatagaccaatacaagaactacagaccaatacaagaactacagaccaatacaagaactacagaccaatacaagaactatagaccaatacaagaactacagaccaatacaaaaaccacagaccaatacaagaaccaTAGACCaataccagaactacagaccaatacaagaactacagaccaatacaagaactacagaccaatacaagaactacagaccaatacaagaaccacagaccaatacaagaactacagaccaatacaaaaaccacagaccaatacaagaaccaTAGACCAATACctgaactacagaccaatacaagaactacagaccaatacaagaactacagaccaatacaagaactatagaccaatacaagaactacagaccaatacaagaactacagaccaatacaagaactacagaccaatacaagaactacagaccaatacaagaaccacagaccaatacaaaaaccacagaccaatacaagaaccatagaccaatacaagaactatagaccaatacaagaactacagaccaatacaagaactaaagactaatacaagaactacagaccaatacaagaactacagaccaatacaagaaccacagaccaatacaagaactatagacaaatacaagaactacagtacaaaacaagaactacagaccaatacaagaactacagtacaaaacaagaactacagaccaatacaagaactacagaccaataaaaaaccacagaccaatacaagaaccaTAGACCaataccagaactacagaccagtacaagaactacagaccaatacaagaactacagaccagtacaagaactacagaccaataaaaaaccacagaccaatacaagaaccaTAGACCaataccagaactacagaccagtacaagaactacagaccaatacaagaactacagaccagtacaagaactatagaccaatacaagaactatagaccaatacaagaaccatagaccaatacaagaactacagaccagtacaagaactatagaccaatacaagaaccaTAGACCAATACctgaactacagaccaatacaagaactacagaccaatacaagaactacagaccaatacaagaactacagactaatacaagaactacagaccaatacaagaactacagtacaaaa encodes:
- the LOC116678773 gene encoding GTPase IMAP family member 7-like, which translates into the protein NINDCLNSPTGPVEKNLKIVLVGKTGVGKSSVMNTLKGKEEIRTRAGAASVTTKIEVAKVTHGDQELVIIDTPGLLNTREKKEDVEKDIAESILCAAADGGPHVFLLVLRADAITSQDEHAVEIIQQIFGDEFQHYTLVLFTRGGEYKPTCKEMKEGFSFLKEFLHDDDSMHVFENNEEDEEKKEQVSGLVEKINKMVAKNKERNAPRYTSKMLEEAQKILQEKEAMEMLMSEAIDIFCEMVEKMVEKDCPPWLQQLASRIADMVVRSASVQLREASIGDDFLELQTLQSVAV